Proteins encoded within one genomic window of Empedobacter falsenii:
- a CDS encoding helix-turn-helix domain-containing protein codes for MDSSDINKYEKGKTNLTIRNLIRIAKALNVHPKILLDFDFDLNKYNNE; via the coding sequence ATTGATTCAAGCGATATTAATAAGTATGAAAAAGGAAAAACGAACTTAACTATACGCAATTTAATTAGAATAGCTAAAGCTTTAAATGTTCATCCAAAAATTCTGTTAGATTTCGATTTTGATTTAAATAAATATAATAATGAATAA
- a CDS encoding helix-turn-helix domain-containing protein, with product MNKEYYQKEYGKRVSKFLIYYNLTEGDLAKLIDSNSTNIRSIINGEVGLNINKMINIASVFGLTYYDFANPKFKLPSKSSLPELTIKIIKERQKKGSIIRDKSNILAIELDRLINEGILNKPITSKNLLSLMNSDAQKKSSTSITNLLRKEPRNALIIQLKQKYGNESIFIEKKYAEKYTNMSTEKLKLLLDSK from the coding sequence CTAAATTCTTAATCTATTATAATCTTACAGAAGGTGATTTAGCTAAATTAATTGATTCAAACTCTACCAATATTAGAAGTATCATTAATGGTGAAGTTGGCTTAAATATTAACAAGATGATTAATATAGCATCTGTATTCGGTCTTACATATTACGATTTTGCAAATCCAAAATTTAAATTACCTTCAAAAAGTAGTCTTCCTGAATTAACTATTAAAATAATTAAAGAACGACAGAAAAAAGGTTCTATTATCCGTGATAAATCTAATATTCTTGCAATAGAACTTGATCGTTTAATAAATGAAGGTATTTTAAATAAACCTATTACTTCAAAAAATCTTCTATCCTTAATGAATTCTGATGCTCAGAAAAAAAGCTCAACTAGTATTACAAATCTTTTAAGAAAAGAACCTAGAAATGCATTAATAATACAGCTTAAACAAAAATATGGGAATGAAAGTATTTTTATTGAAAAAAAATATGCTGAAAAATATACAAATATGAGCACCGAAAAACTAAAATTATTATTGGACTCTAAATAG
- a CDS encoding restriction system-associated AAA family ATPase, with product MRLLRLQINTPSGFRSLQNGFEIYFLRDFDYRWAKDFNPNILAGRNGSGKSNILEALANIFYHLDCMYNDYLPDGFLMDEDNEKGFDNTKCVVDAFELEYFIKIPFEWYQKWDLNLLKDGKHESLARIKITKEVDATPVFEWVNREEFTDEKDVLGKKQIQRLLPSYVIGYSSGENELLSLPFFKTRFLHYDEYKDKLIRQEQFGFPPKSEGRLVFLDKDYSQAILLANFLMLDDKTLSHFKKEVGLEDIEEFRLIIRLDKDLLFHEDILRDLTESKKHAWDKTKYDHVNLVYNLKESIEKLKYCATTYNYESENMEDLISEDAGREYLILDYKVTEVTKEAFRFHFANEAFNQPLQLFQLFQILLELNAFVVLEKDKSRVYQSKNIFINHDIYPNPLENDRILRFKNLWVKKKGINKPLFTKEFSDGEHQFLHVLGLCLLFKNENALFLLDEPETHFNPDWKAKFISSVRNCLNSEDSKVIRDMLITTHSPYLISDSEAKYVNIFSKDDNNLEVKCTRPEFQTLGTSVNKITLRIFDKHYTIGMYADNKINKLRLELEYSEDKIQFLSKVRAEIGDSVESILFINEIIDEIEKK from the coding sequence ATGAGACTTTTAAGACTACAAATAAATACACCAAGTGGATTTCGTTCGTTGCAAAACGGATTTGAAATCTATTTTTTAAGAGATTTCGATTACAGATGGGCTAAAGATTTTAATCCAAATATTTTAGCAGGTAGAAATGGAAGTGGAAAATCGAATATTCTTGAAGCATTAGCCAACATATTCTATCATTTAGATTGCATGTACAATGACTATCTACCCGATGGCTTTTTAATGGATGAGGACAATGAAAAAGGATTCGACAATACCAAATGTGTTGTAGATGCTTTCGAATTAGAGTATTTTATAAAAATACCTTTTGAATGGTATCAAAAGTGGGATTTAAATTTACTAAAAGATGGTAAACATGAGTCCTTAGCGAGAATAAAAATAACCAAAGAGGTTGATGCTACGCCTGTATTTGAATGGGTTAATCGAGAAGAGTTTACAGATGAAAAAGATGTCTTAGGTAAAAAGCAAATTCAACGTCTTTTACCCAGCTATGTCATAGGGTATTCTTCTGGAGAGAATGAATTACTAAGTTTGCCTTTCTTTAAAACGAGATTCTTGCATTACGATGAGTATAAAGATAAATTAATCCGACAAGAACAATTTGGTTTTCCACCTAAATCTGAAGGGAGATTAGTCTTTTTAGATAAAGATTACAGTCAAGCCATTTTATTGGCTAATTTTTTAATGTTAGATGATAAGACCTTATCACATTTTAAAAAAGAAGTAGGACTAGAAGATATCGAGGAGTTTCGTTTAATCATCCGCTTAGATAAAGATTTATTATTTCATGAAGATATCTTAAGAGATTTAACCGAATCTAAAAAGCATGCGTGGGATAAAACTAAATACGATCATGTTAATTTAGTTTATAACCTAAAAGAAAGCATTGAAAAATTAAAATATTGCGCGACCACATATAATTATGAGTCGGAAAATATGGAAGATTTAATTTCTGAAGATGCAGGTAGAGAATATCTTATTCTGGATTACAAAGTTACTGAAGTAACGAAAGAAGCATTCCGTTTTCATTTTGCTAACGAAGCGTTTAATCAACCACTTCAATTATTTCAGTTATTTCAAATTCTTTTAGAGTTAAATGCTTTTGTAGTTTTAGAAAAAGATAAAAGTAGAGTATATCAATCAAAAAATATCTTTATCAACCACGATATTTATCCAAATCCGTTAGAGAATGATAGAATCTTACGTTTTAAAAACCTTTGGGTTAAGAAAAAAGGAATAAATAAACCTTTATTTACGAAAGAATTTTCAGATGGGGAGCATCAATTTTTGCATGTGCTAGGCTTATGTTTATTATTTAAAAATGAAAATGCATTATTTCTATTAGACGAACCGGAAACACATTTCAATCCGGATTGGAAAGCTAAATTTATTTCTAGCGTCCGTAATTGTTTAAATTCGGAGGATTCCAAAGTTATCCGTGATATGTTAATTACGACCCATTCACCATACCTAATTTCTGATAGCGAAGCTAAATATGTAAATATTTTTTCAAAAGACGATAATAATTTAGAAGTTAAATGTACGCGCCCAGAATTTCAAACATTGGGCACATCGGTAAATAAAATTACTTTAAGAATTTTTGATAAACATTATACAATTGGAATGTACGCAGATAATAAAATCAATAAACTTAGACTTGAACTTGAGTATTCTGAAGATAAAATTCAATTTCTAAGCAAAGTTAGAGCCGAAATTGGTGATTCTGTCGAAAGTATATTATTTATAAATGAAATAATTGATGAAATTGAGAAAAAATGA